The genomic region GATTAATTGAATCATCTCAGCATGTAGAAAGGGGATTGAACAATGAGATGGTGTAGATGGCTGTCCCCTGGACTTGTCCTCTGCCCATCCGGTAGTTCACATGATACACGAAGTAGGCTTTCATCCCTCCCACCAATGATAGTAAGGACAGACAGGACACCTCGTGACGCTTACACAGCCCCAGGGCCAGGGGCCGACTCCACGTGTGCTGCAGCCCAGAGGGCAGCTGCCCCTCCTAAATGTCTGGGGGATGACAAGGCTGGGACCCCGCCCCCCAAGACCTCCTCCTGCTGTGAACTACCAAGAGGGTCTTGTTCTGTTCTTTCAACACCCAACCTGGCTTCCCCCCATTCTGCTGTGCCCCCGGGATGAGCCTGGTAAGGATGCAGCTCCCATGCTCTCTAAATCCCAGTCTCACAACTGCCTCCAATGAAACCCATCTCTTTTGAGCTTCCTGTTGGCCTACCTGTGGGCACTGTTTAGACTGGACTTAGGACTGTCAAGGTCCGTGGGGACTGGCCTAAGGTATCGATCTCCCTGTGCTCACTGCTGCCTTGCCCAGTCCTTCCCCCTAGGTCTGTGAACACCTGGCTCCTAGTCCAGGTTTCCCGGAACACAAAAGATTGGACAGAATTAACTGTGTGTTTTCTAGGAGCCTGGAGGTAAATTTCTACACCGTCACCCCGTATCTCCAGGTTTCGCACCAGCTGTATCCCAGAGCCCTTTGAGTGGCCCCTCTAGGCCAGATGGAGCCTAGGCCACCACCCTCCTCTATCCTGTCGTCGCTACATGGGGCCAAGTTACGAGTCCCCAGCACTTTGCGTGGGTCCTGCCCAAAGTGGACCCACAGTGACCTCAAGCCAAGCTGGCTTCCTCCCTTTTGAGTTATAAACCGTGTCATGTCCCACTGAACATCTGCTCCCAGGAGGACAAGAACCTCCAGAGTCTGGttgaaaatacattatttctgGGGCCGGGGGGAGGGGCCTGTAATTTTAAGATGCCCCCAGGTAACTGTCAGGATAAGAAGTTTGGGGAACAAGACCAAACTTAGTGGCTTCTAGCTGGAAAATCTCATCGGGGCCCCCGTTTCTCCACTGGGACCCTCTTTCTTTGGGGCACTAGTACTTCTCCAGACCCTTCACCAGTTCCTCCCACTGTGAGGACCCACCTTGAGCAGGGCGCTGCCCGTAACTGCCATGCTCGCTCCACCTGCAGAGGGGTTTCGTCTTTGTGATGTCATAAGGGAGGGCACTCACTGTCCAGGCAGAAAGAACAGCTTCTGCGGGGGAGGCTGGCATGAGCCCTGGCTCTCCTGACTGAAGACTGTGTTGCTGGGAGCGCCCAGCACTGCACACATTCCCAGGCCCttctctcctctgtccacaaggcAAGGCTGCCTTATTGCTTCTGagttaattgcttttttttttaagaatttaaacaCTTATTCTTCATATTAAGAAATTACACATTTTGATAATGGTCATTGTCTTAAAAGTCTCATTCAGTTCCAGCACATTTAAAAGGATATTGGTAATTCTGACCAATTCCTGTAACTGCCTCCTTGATATCCATCCACCCTGGACCCCATCATATGGCTGAGCCTTCTGACCAGGCCTTCTCCCACATACAGGGCTTCGTGACCATCTGCTGAGACCTTATCGCCCTTCTCCCTGTGTCGCACCCCTTCAGTCCCCCCACATCTCCACAGTCAGGAGATCCAGATGAGGAGGTCGAGAAGCACAGCTGACAACCTGCTGGTGTCCCAAGCACTTCCAGACCCAGAGTGCCATGCTGGGCACCTCAGACATGGCAGACCGGGACCAATGAGGTCCCCACGGAGCACAGAGCCTGGTGTGTGGCATCGGGAGACAGAGTGGGCagtaagaaaggagaaaatgtacGCGGTGATGTCAAGTAGAGACGCGTGCAATGCAGCAAGTGAAGACAGGGTGGTGAAGTGGGAAGTGAGGAAAGCGTGATGGTTGGATGGTCCAGCATCAACACGGCCATGAACAGCCCCTGGTCCAGGTCGCTGAGGGGTGGAGTCAAGGTTGGGCAGTAACTCGTGCTTGGGAGTAgctgagaaagaggcagagactCCATGACACAAGGCACGTGTTTTTCCACCCTGACTCTACGAAGTCCTGGGCTTGCGGATCACACTTCAGTTACCTTGGGAGGTAAGAAGTCACTGACTAGCTTTCTGGTGCCTTCACCTCCCCATTCCAGGATCCATCCTCCCAAGCCTGAACTCACTGGGGTTCATAGGGACCAGGATCTGATCCCGTCCCATGTATGCATAAAAACAAGTAGCTgatgaaaacaagagaaataaatatgctCACTGGCCAAGGAAATAAGCAATTTTCTAAGCATActtatttccaaaagaaaaacagcacaCTGGATTACAGATTCTATCAGAGGCACATATATTAGAACAGATGGACCAAAATTTTAAAGTAGTAACATACATTTAGAGAGATAAGGCATGACATTAACAATAGGGAATGAGACTAATAACATATAAAAGATAACCAAGAAGAAATATTAGATATGTAAAACAGTTGTTGAAATGAAGATACATTAGAGGAATTAAGTAGCAAATAGACAGCTGAGAAACAAATTAGCAAACTAGCATAGCAAACAGGAAATgtccagaggaaagaaagaaaaaggaattagaGAACATGAAAGCAAAGGTAAGACATATTGACAACAGACACAAACATGCTAACATCTAAGTATTAATAataggagtcttaaaaagagaaaaaatttaaatacatagatgaaatcttaaaaaaagagataaatttcCCAGAATGTAAAACAGAATAAAGACATCAGATGAAAAGGCCCATAGAAGTAGCTTATGaagttaaacatatacttacCATACAACTCAGCTATTCCACTGCTAGGTTTTTacccaagataaatgaaaaccTGCACACACAAATAACACTGAAAAAGAACATCCAGAGCAGCTGTATTTACACTGGCCCAGAGCTGGGCTCAAGGTAATGTCCATCTACAGGTGGGCAGAATGACCACTGCGGTCACCCACCCAACGGAAAGCAAGCTACGGACACACACTGCAACGTGCAGGAGCCGTCAAAATCATGCTGGGCAAAAGCATCTGGATACAGAAGGCAGCATACAAACAGAACACTGTACAAGTCTACCTTTATAAAACTCGGAAAGACAGTTCTAATGTACATTCACAAAACAGACATGTGGCTGCCCAGGTCTTAGGTTGTGGTGGGGATTAACTGTGAAGAGACATGGGGactttttggagaagggaaaagactcTAGTTTTACTGTAGTGGTGGTTACAAGCACATggacattttttttcaaaactcacCAAACTGTAGACGTAAAGGGAGATTCAACAGCATATCTGTGGTGTTTATAGAGCCTCAAGACTGGATGAGGTCAAGGTAGTGTGAGCAGACGGAAGTGGGGAGGAAACAGCAAAGGGGACCTGAAGTGCAGGCCAGAGGGGCAGGGGTCGAGCCCCAAAGGCCAGGTGAGCGTACTTCAGGGAGGAGAGGACCATCACCTGAGAAtctgagatgctgctgctaaagccAAGGAAGAAAGCAGAACTGACCACTGGATTCAGCAATGTGGAGGACATGTGGCAGCAAGGTACGTTTTGGAGTGGGTTCAAGAAAGAATGGCTTCCCCAGGGCCtcagcggtaaaaaatctgcctgccaatgcaggagatacaggaaacgtcagttcaatccctgggtcgggaagatcccctagaggaggaaatgacaacccactccagtattcttgcctgggaaattccatggacagaggagactggtgggcaacagtccatgtgTTCACAAAGAGACAGACGCAACTGAATGGCTGAGCAGAAGAAAGAATGGAAGGGAAATGAAGACAGCAAAAAGAGACCACCTTTGAGAAATTCTGCTTTCTGTAACAAAGCAGAGAATGATACAGGAGCtagagggttttctttttttaacgtATGTTTGCACATCAATGGAGATAACTCAGTATATATAGAAAGCCTGGTGATACAAGAGATCAGGGAAACTTGCAGGAACAACGTCCTGAGGCAGTGGACACGGAACAGGCTCTGACGCCAACACAGTCAGTTTGTATCAAGGCACCAGTGGGAAGGCACGGATGTTACCGAACGTGGGAGAGCAGGTGGAGACCTACAGTGGAAGGCCTCTGCTGGTGGCTGCTATTCACTCAGGAAACAGGAAGCAAAGTCGTCTCCTGGGAGCAACCCAGAAGGAAGCTTCAGTCAAGGGATTGTTGGAATCTTGGTACTAAATAGCCAACTAGCATAGGAAAAGATACTTGAAACAGATGGTGGGCAGGTCCTAGTCACTGGTAACGGAATGGTCCTAGGGATGACAATGTGGCAGTGTCTTGCAGGCTGGGTGGGAGGCAAAACCACTAGCAGAGAGGTTGAAAAGCTGTGAGGTCAGGACATGGGAAGGTCGTCTACACGGATAGTGGGACTGGGAGTATGATGGGGATGGTTTTAGATACAATACTGCAAGAGTAGAAATCTTTGCAGACAAGTGAACCATTCATAAGGTGACTGCAACAAAGCAGCAGGAGTGATATGACAGTCTGATCTTCCAAGAGTCAGCACTGTTTTAGAGAAAAGGGAGGGAGAACAATCTAAGGGTGGGAGAACAAAAAAGGAGAACAACGAGTGAAGAAGAGTAGGAGAGAAAGCAGCCACTCCCTGCAAGGATCTTAAGAGGTGCTGTGCAAAGAGGAGACTCATGTTTCAGCAGATGATGGATGAATGGAGACTTCCAACCGGGCCCAGAAGGTTTCAGAGCTGGGGAAGAGTGAAGCAGGGGTATCAAAAGGGCAATGAACTGAGCCATGTTTTGGTGAGAATAAGGGAGGTAAGAGGGGACCTGGGAGTCCTGGACACATGAGGTTGTATGATAGGTGGTAGGGAGATAGGGAATCCTCCTAGGAGGAAACACAAGACTGGGATCCTTTTAGAACAACCCTTTAGAAGTCCAGAAGGcccttttagaaatattttttgggGACTTCCTAAAGTGGtccagtggcccagtggctaagattccatgctcccaatgcaggaggcctgggttcgatccctggtcagggaactagctctcacatgtcacaactaaacaagatcctgcatgctgcaactaagacctgccgcagccaaatgaataaataaaatttttaaagagaaatactttttaaaaaatactaggcTTGGTAATATAGTTACAGAAGAACTTACCAGGATGCATGTGGAATATTGTATATGACTTCCAAAACCCTCTGGAGTCACTAAATCAAGAGAATCTGGGTTCACTCAAAGTGTATTTCTTTGGGTATTAGAATACAGTTCCCATATATTGGCAGTACAACTCTTGATACATTAGATTGCTTTCTCTTACAGAGATAATGCTGATAGCTCTAGACTCTTCAATGATCTTTGCACAAATCACATGAGAAATCCAATTAATTTACCCCTGCAACATTTATTGGGTTAACTGTACATTAAGGTAAGGATCAGATACCACCTATATAAGCACCAGCTATAGGCATCAGATAGTGAACACAGCATCCCACAATACCAGCAGGTGACTGCTTCTCACCCCTTGGAGCGTCATGGACCCCTAGAGAACTAGATGAACTTTTTGTACCCTGGATTTCTAACCAATACCATTGAAACCTATCCAGGAAGGACTGTTGGTCCCAAATTATAGCCCAACTTTAGGGGAACACAGGAAATATTTGTGAACCAAAGAAATACCACCCAAGTCCTCCTATTCATCTTACCCCCTCTTTCCACTCTGAGCAGAGAAACTTCCTCACTTTATGAGGTGATTGATGATCTCTCTTCCCTTCTGAGTCCTCCCTACTATCAAGCAATCTTTTCATCTAGAGAAGATAAGGAAACACTGCATCCCAGGGAGACCTTGAGAAATGGATTTCCTGTACAGAGGTGTTTCTTGCCCTCTGCCTCATGAAGGGTAATTCTAAACCCATCAAGGGGCATTCCTCTGACTTGCCCAAACCTCCAGCGAGTCCTCCAGCCCCTGGTCGACTATAATCTTCAGGGATGGAGGTGGTGAAATTCTTGGGAAACGAGAGCCCAGAAAATGCAGTGATTCTCAATGTTCAATCTAGACTTCATGTTTTAAAGGGAGCTTTGCTCTCATATTACCAGAAATTCCACAGGCAAAGAGCCAGATAACTTTCTCATTATTTAggaatttgatttttattacCAAATATCTACTATAAAAACagtgaagaaaatttttaaaaacacattaagggaaaaaaaaaatcactgcagaggcaGCGTAACACAGTGGTTATAAACATGAACTCTGGAGTCAATCTCTCTACTCCTAACTAGTTGTGTGTCCTTAGGTAGGTTTCTTAtgatctgtgcctcagtttccccacttgtAAAATTGAGATAATAACAGTTCCTATCTTATAGAATTAAGGGGACTGAATAAGTTAATAtctgaaaagcatttaaaaaaaagtctagtaCACAGTAAGTGCTGTATGTGTTTGTAAAACTTAAAATCTTATTAGGTTAATTTACCCATGAGTATTTCCAGTCCTTATGCAAATACACTTTTCAGATGTTCTAGTGGATATGTATATACAGTTTTGTgtcctttttattcctttatgtTATGCGTTCTGACTCAGTGTCCATATGTGACTGCCTAAAACAGATTACAAACTAATTGTCCAACTGCAGTAATAAGTAAACCATGGACACTGACACACTGGGTTATGAAGTATCACCTTTTGTTCCAAGAACATCAGTCTCATACTTCTGCACAATAACCTTTCCATCATTAGTAATCTCATTTACTACTCTTTCCTAAGGCTAATCTTGATCAACAGTAAATATCCCATTCAATACTATTCTTTGCTTAAATTCAGGTTTAGTATTCCACATTCTATTCTTAAAGGGCACCCAGACCCTCCCCTTACAATAGCACAGTCTGTGTTTCCATAACGATGCACAAATGTTATTGTAAGGCTTCCATTCAGTACTCCAGCTTGATGCAAAACAGTGTATTTCCAGTTGAAAATACTTTTCTAGGATAAAGTTTTTTCCATAACAATGCACTCTGAGCCACAAACAGTAGAGATCTCACTAATAGACGTTTCATTCCCTATGTTCATGTTGCTCAAGTAGGATTCCTGGTGAACCATGAGGGGAGTCTGGAGTTCTCTTCATTGTACTTATTTGATTTTAAACAAGGGCTACATAACTGTGGAAGgcttttacttattcttttcatTCACAGGTTTCTTCTACAAAGATAATTTCTACTGATTAATAGGGGGAGAAGTCTTACTAAACTCTTATTAAAATTCCCCCGCTTGATTATACTTATAgggttttttcagtgtgttatCAAgtgtacaataaaataaaaacctcatCAATTCAATTCACAGAGTTTCTCTTCACTATGAATTCTCTGGTGTTGGAGGAGGGCTGAGTGACCAGTAAAGGCTTTTCCGCAGTTGCTGCATATAAAGCGTTTCTCTCCACTATGCATTCTCTGATGAATAATAAGAGAAGAATTCTTACAGAAAGCCTTCTCACAATGATTACATTTGtagggtttttctccagtatgGTTTCTCAGATGTACAATAAGGGAAGAACTCTCATTAAATGCTTTTCCACACTCGTTACATCtgtatggtttctctccagtatgagttcTCCGGTGAGCAATAAGATGAGAGCTACAGTTAAAGGATCTTTCACATTGATTACATTTGTAGGGTTTCTCACCAGTGTGGATTCTCCGATGAGCAACAAGGTGACAGCTCTGgctgaaggattttccacatttATTGCATTCATAGGGCTTTTCTCCAGTATGCGTTCTTTGATGTCTAACAAGGTGAGCCATTTGGCTACAGGATTTTCCACATTTATTGCATTCATAGGGCTTAATCCCAGAATGAATTATTTCATGTTTAGTTAGGGCTGAACGTTCTCTGAATGCTTTGCCACATTCCTGACAGttatagggtttctctcctgtatgagtTCTCTGGTGGGCAATAAGGTGGGAGCTCCAgctgaaggattttccacattcAGTACATTTATATGGTTTTGCTCCAGAGTGAGTTCTTTCATGTTTACTAAGAGCTGAGTAATCCCTAAAAGCTTTTTCACATTCATCACATTTAaagggcttctctccagtatgcaTTCTCATATGGGCAATCAGATGGGAGCTCCAGCTgaaagatttcccacattcagTACATTCAaaaggcttctctccagtatgagttcTCTGATGCCCAATAAGATGGGAGTTCCAGTTGAAAGACTTCCCACATTCATTACATAcataaggtttctctcctgtatgaattCTCTTATGTACAATAAGATGAGAATTCCAgctgaaggcttttccacatttATTACATTCATAAGGTTTTATTCCAGTGTGAGTCCGTTCATGTTTAGTAAGGGCTGAACGATTCCTAAAAACCTTTCCACATTTATCACATTCATAGGGTTTATCTCCAGTATGAGTTTTCTTATGTTGGATAAGGTAAGAACTCCAGATGAAAGATGTTCCACATTCATTATATTCATAAGGCTTCTCTGTAGCGTAAGTGCTTGTATGTTGTGTAAG from Bubalus bubalis isolate 160015118507 breed Murrah chromosome 18, NDDB_SH_1, whole genome shotgun sequence harbors:
- the LOC102389376 gene encoding zinc finger protein 606 isoform X1 codes for the protein MAAINPWGSWGILMDQSWGMTTVDPWASWALCPQDSTWQMEETAEERRRAPGLPTAQAQEPVTFNDVAVDFTQEEWGQLDLVQRTLYRDVMLETYGHLLSVGNQITKPEVISLLEQGEEPWSMEPAYPLQGTCPEWMKNLESKALIPTQSILEEEQSHSMKLERYIWDDPWFSRLEVLGCKDQLEMYHVNQSTAMRQMVFMQKQILSQRGSEFCELGAGCSQSLNIVPSQKVSQVEHFYKPDVNAESWRCNSAIMYTDKITCENNEYDKAFYQSTQPVHPARVQTGDNLLKYTDTVKSFNHILHFGDHMGMHTGEKLYEYKECHQIFNQSPSFNDHPGIHIGGNQYDYKEYENIFYFSSFMEHQKIGTVEKAYKYNEWEKVFGYDSFLTQHTSTYATEKPYEYNECGTSFIWSSYLIQHKKTHTGDKPYECDKCGKVFRNRSALTKHERTHTGIKPYECNKCGKAFSWNSHLIVHKRIHTGEKPYVCNECGKSFNWNSHLIGHQRTHTGEKPFECTECGKSFSWSSHLIAHMRMHTGEKPFKCDECEKAFRDYSALSKHERTHSGAKPYKCTECGKSFSWSSHLIAHQRTHTGEKPYNCQECGKAFRERSALTKHEIIHSGIKPYECNKCGKSCSQMAHLVRHQRTHTGEKPYECNKCGKSFSQSCHLVAHRRIHTGEKPYKCNQCERSFNCSSHLIAHRRTHTGEKPYRCNECGKAFNESSSLIVHLRNHTGEKPYKCNHCEKAFCKNSSLIIHQRMHSGEKRFICSNCGKAFTGHSALLQHQRIHSEEKLCELN